The following is a genomic window from Papilio machaon chromosome 7, ilPapMach1.1, whole genome shotgun sequence.
agtcccgggcgacagctatttacctaataattgtttaaatttaataaaaccataCGACATTACATTCCGGTCCACACTTACGATACTTTACAATCCGGTACGGTAGTATTCCCTTGCACAAAGGATATGTTCTCTGTAAGAACGTTGAGTTGATCGTTGCAAATTGTTGCTGCGGGATATATACTCTTTGCTGCTTGTTTTGTCGATATGACATGATGACCGAAAGGTCTATGTTACCaggtcataaaataaaaaataaatgatatgaCATTGACGTTGACGTCGTTTCGTTTGACAGAGGCAGACGcgaagtatatttttatttttcaattctatTGTTTGTGAATCTACTTCTACATTTTGACCCTTGCAATGGTATTTATCGATACTAAATGATTGTGTATACaataatctaatttaaaaaaatactcagtaattaatatttttgttctaGGCGGGCTATTCCGAGGACCAGTTAGCAGGTGAGtcatacattaaataaaaatggtaatcaTTAATCACGTATTATTGTGCGCATACCTGCATGGTGTGCAACGGATGAAATTTACGACTATTGTAAACAAAACTCTtttaagcaaaataaataatgagtaGAATAGGATAGTGAGTTAGCAAGCAGGGTAGCAAGGGCGGagcgtcgtcgtcgtcgtgcGCTGTGCAACTGTGACTCATGTCAATCAGCCTTACTACCGAAAGCGTCGACTTTTGCAAGCGCCCTAGTTTCCTTATATGGTtcgtattttaaagtaattctgAAGGAGTGGGCACGCATTGCTGCGCCGAGCGTCCGCCGAGCTGCTCCATCATGTTCATGTACGAGCCCCCTACTAAACTCAATCTCACTTCTGTGGAAGGTACATTAGTCTCACTtttacattcatttaaaaGCAGTTCATTTTCTCAACCTTATGGTGATTTCAGAATTCCAGGAAGCATTCCAGCTGTTTGACTCGCGTGGCGATGGCAAGATCCACGTCGCACAGATCGGCGACGCGCTGCGGGCGCTAGGGCAGAATCCCACCGAGTCGGATGTCAAGAAGTGCACCCTGCACCTCAAACCCGATGAGAGAATATCTTTTGAGGTCTTCTTGCCTATTTATCAAGTATGTACTATTTTTTCTGTTAGCAATGCAAAATCAACTTATTTGTATAGTTCTCATTGTTACTTTATAACTCGCATACTGTCCCAAGTACTCTTGTCTACAATAATGAATCCTTCTCTGATGGTAGTGCAATCTGCGAGGCGTTCTCTTCCTTTTTCTACACGTCTTTTCTTAATCCCTGTACCATTAACAACCAgtcaaaacaaaatgataattCAAACTTGCCCTCATTTTCCCAGTCAACATCGCCGCAATCTGATATATGTAGTGTGGAAGTTAAAGTTGACAAAGTGAAAAACATTCTTCGTAACTTAGATCTATCGAAAGGAGCTGGGCCAGATAACATTTCACCCAAACTTCTTGTAAATTGTTCCTCGACTATATCTTTGCCTATTTCACTTCTTTTCCAAAAGTCCCTTCAAATGTGCGTATTTCCTCGTATCTGGAAATCTGCGTACATCACGCCTATACATAAAAAAGGtcctaaaaatgaaataagtaattatagACCTATCTCAAAGCTTTGCGTCATCGCCAAagtctttgaaaaaattgttCATGAGCAATTATATTCGGCCGTAGCTTCGTCTTTTACTCCATTTCAGCATGGTTTCTTACGAGGGCGATCAACAGTCACAAACCTCGCACTGTTCAATGATTTCCTTAGCGAAGCTATGGACAGAGGCGACCAGGTAGATGTAGTTTATACAGACTACAGCAAGGCATTTGATCGTATAAATTATGACATCCTATTACATAAGCTCTGTAATATAGGTATAAGGGGTGACCTACTTCGGTGGTTTTCATCGTACATTGACAATAGATCTCAGGCTGTCGTACTAAATAACTACATTTCTAGTTGGATTACTGTGCCTAGCGGTGTTCCCCAAGGCTCCTTGCTCGGGCCCTTATTATTTGTGATCTATGTAAACGACATTGCTTCCTGCCTTGAGTCTTCAAACCTATTGTGTTTTGCCGAtgacatgaaaatatttaccacAATATCATCGTTTGATGACATGAAAGCACTTCAGGCCGATCTCTGTCgattagaaaattattgcGTCACTAATAAACTCGATCTTAACCCTTTGAAGTGCTCGGTAATTACCTATACTCGAAAACGtatgatatttaatacttCCTATACGCTGGGTGGTCAAAACCTGCCTAAATGCACAAATACCCGGGATTTAGGCGTTCATCATGACAGCAATTTGCTCTTCAATATGCATGTTGATACTATTGCCAAAAAAGCCTCCAAGTCGCTCGGGTTTATCATGCGACTCGCTAAATGTTTCACTGAAGCTAAGACTCTTAAAATACTCTACTGTACCTACGTCAGAAGCCATCTAGAGTATGCGTCGCAAATTTGGAATCCCCGAtaccataaatatattgacaGGTTAGAAAATATTCAGAAACGATTCATTAAGTTCCTTTGCTTTCACCAAAGAATTCCTTACCACTCTAAAGACTACATCTcactttgtaaaaaatttcatttattgccGCTTATCAACCGTCGTGAGACTGCCGATTTTATGTTCGtccacaaaatattaaaaaattatattgactgTCCGGAATTACTATCCAAAATCAACTTTAGCGTACCTAGCAAATCCCGTCGATACAATCCCATCATAAGCGTACCGTATGCGTCAACCAACTACAGGCAGAATACGTGTGTGGTGCGTGCGAGCTCCAGCTT
Proteins encoded in this region:
- the LOC106712699 gene encoding myosin-2 essential light chain isoform X1 translates to MFMYEPPTKLNLTSVEEFQEAFQLFDSRGDGKIHVAQIGDALRALGQNPTESDVKKCTLHLKPDERISFEVFLPIYQAISKARSGDTANDFIEGLRHFDKDGNGFISSAELRHLLSTLGEKLSDDEVEQLLQGQEDSQGNVNYENFVHLVMQG